Part of the Candidatus Brocadiaceae bacterium genome, CGCCAGATCGGCGCGAGGGCGTAGATGAGGATCACGATGTCCTCTTTGGTGTCCCATCTGTCGACGAACTCCATGAACAGCAGATCCGCAAGGTCGCTGCCGGAGGCCTCGACGAGGCTGTGGTGGCCCATTGCCCGCGCGGCGATGAGAACCGTTTCCAGCCGGCTCTCGCCCTCGATCGCCCGGAGTGCCTCTCGCAGCGTCGTCAGGCTCTCTGCCGGCACCTCGCAGAGCGCCAGGCTGTGTTCGAGGCCGCCCAGCGCGATCCAGCACGCGGCGACACCGACGAGCCATTCGCTCTCGAAGGGCCACTCGCCGACCGACCGCGGGATCACCAGCCCGTCCGCCGTGTATTCGGCCGCTGCGCGGCCGTCGCCGTTCTCTGCGCACAGGACGGCGGCACGTCTGCTGAGCCGCGCGGCCTGGCGCAGCCCGGGGAGGTACCGCATCTCAATGGCCCACGGCGAGCCCGAGGCGTCGACGGGGTAGGCGCCAACGGGCAGGGCGGCGGCCCGGCGGATCATCGCGAGCGCGCCGGCGCGCGCCTCGACGTGCTCGCGCATCATCTGACGTCTTTCGTCCGACCAGCGCACGCCGAGTTCGTTCGGCGGGTCAAACTCGTCGATCACGCCGGGCCGCTCGCCCTCGCCGGAGCCGACGGACTCCAGCTCCCACAGCGCGTCCAGGATCGCGTCGGCCGAGCACTCGGGGGGAGCGGCCTGCCAACGCCTGTCCAGGAACTCATCGAACGTCACCGGCTGCCCCTTCGCACGGTTGGCGGCGATCCGGGCGTCGAGCCTCCGGTGCAACGCCGCATCCCAGGCCCAGAGGCCGGCGATGAGCGCCATCAGCAGCGCCACGCAGACCGCCAGGACGACCCAGCAACCCGACCGCCGCCTCGGCTCCTGCCTGTCGACGTCCATCCCGTGTCCCCTCTTCCTCGGTGCATGAGAAGCGCCGCCGGCGCCCGGGCCGCCGGCTCCCAACAGCAGATACGCACCATCATGTGGATTATAATGAGAAGGCGAAGCCCCCGCACCCCCGAAATGCGCAGCGATGGGAGGCACGCCCGCCGGATACGTGGCCGGCGGGCAAACGACTTGCGTTCCATATGCCGGACCCGTTCTAATGTCGTCATCGAGCGCCGGCCGGCCGAGGCGCGCCCGTGACACTGGCAGGAGGAGGATGGACGATGGGTGCTGCGGATCAGGAAGAGGGTGGGATGGTTGAGCCGCAGGAGGAGCAGGGCCTGAAGAGGGAACGAGAGGTCGTTCAGACGCCGGTCGTGGGCTGCATCGACTGGACGCTGGACCGACTGCGCTTCTTCCAGAGCCACGAGGGGCTCTTCGAGCGCATCCGAACGTTGCTCGTGACGGTGGGCCTCTGGGCCAGCCTGGGTGTCGGCGCCCTGGCGCTCCTGTTCGGCATCGTGGAAGCCTTCCGGTGGAAGAGCTTCTACCCGGTGTGGATGGGTCTGGGCGGGGTGCTGGCCATGGTCGTCGTTCACTACTGTGCGGCCAGGTTCGTCGGGGCGGGCCGTCGCATCATCGCCGAGCAGCCGCAGCGCATGTCCTCCGGGGCGGTGCTGGACTGCCTGGGGTTGCTGGCCGTTCTGCTGGCCATCACGGGCGTCATCGCCGGGGTGACCGGAGGCGGCTGGCTGCCGGTGATCATCGCGTGCGCACTGGCCGTCGTAGCCCTGTTCTGCCTCAACCCCAGGGAGATGGTCAACACCGAGATCGTGGCGGAGAACGTGTCGGCCGGCGAGACCGGCCTCTCGATCCTCACGTTTGGGATCCGCTGCGTGCTCGCCGCCGCGCCCCTGCTGTTCGGGATCGGCCTGGCCGTCTGCGCCGTGTGGGGGGTGGTGGGCATGATCAGCGCGTGGGCGGGCAAAGGTTTCGGCCTGGCGGAGGCCCTCGCCGGGGCCGTCGTGCTCGCGCTGCTGCCCCTGATCACGTACGTGTTCTACCTGTTCTACATGATGGCGGTCGACTTCTACCTGGCCGTCCTGCGCACGGCGGAGAACACCCGGCGGGACTGATTCCGGCCGCGGCCCGGGTCGCCGACGCGGGCCGAGATGCGTCGCCGGCGTGTTCGGAAGGACCGCGGCGGCATCGCATGGGGCGGAGTGCCCGGAGACGTGCGGGCACTCCGCCCCCGTCTTTCGGCGGCCGTGCATTCGACGGGACGGCGGGGGGTTCGATACCATGCGGGTGTACGGCTGTCCCGCTTCCGGTTGCCAGACACAGGTGCCCCATGGCCGATGCGAAGCCGAACGTCCTGTTCATCCCGATTGACGACCTGCGTCCACAGCTCGGGTGCTACGGTCGCCTGCAGATGGTGACCCCGCACATCGACGCGCTGGCCGGGGAGGGCACGCTCTTCGAACGCGCCTACTGCCAGGTGCCCGTCTGCGGCGCGACCCGTGCGAGCCTGCTGACGGGCGTGCGCCCCACTCGGGACCGGTTCGTCACGTTCTCCACCTGGGCGGACGAGGATCTGCCCGGCGCGCTGACGCTGCCCGAGCACTTCCGCACGCACGGCTACGCGACCCTCTCGGCGGGCAAGGTCTTCCATCACCCCCCGGACTGCGCCGAGCGCAGTTGGAGTGAGGCGCCGTGGTACTTCCATGGCCCCGGCGAGGACTGGCGGAACTACCTCCTGCCAAAGAGCCTCCAGGCCGGCCCGCGCGGCCCGGGTGCCCCGTTCGAATGCGCCGACGTGCCCGACAACGCCTACTTCGACGGCCGCACGGCCGACCAGGCGATCCGGCAGTTGCGGCGGCTGAAGGACGGCGGCCAACCGTGGTTTCTGGCCTGCGGCTTTGTCAAACCGCACCTGCCCTTCAACGCCCCGAAGCGCTACTGGGACCTCTACCGGCGCGAAGACGTGGACCTGGCCGACAACCCGTTCCCGCCGGAGGACGCGCCCGGCGAGGCCCTGCACGACTGGGGGGAGTTGCGCAAGTACCTGGGCATACCGGCCGAAGGTCCGCTCTCGGACGACATGGCCCGGGGCATGGTCCACGGCTACTACGCGGCCACGAGCTATGCCGACGCGCAGGTCGGGAGCGTCCTGGCCGAGCTGGACCGGCTCGGCCTGTCCGAGAGCACGATCGTCGTCGTCTGGGGCGACCACGGCTGGCAGCTGGGCGAACACGGCCTCTGGTGCAAGCACTGCAACTTCAACACATCCCTGAACGCCCCTCTGATCGTGCGCGCGCCCGGCATGCGCCGGGGCGGCCGCTGCACAGCCCTGACGGAGTTCCTGGACGTCTACCCCACTCTCTGCGAACTCGCCGACCT contains:
- a CDS encoding sulfatase produces the protein MADAKPNVLFIPIDDLRPQLGCYGRLQMVTPHIDALAGEGTLFERAYCQVPVCGATRASLLTGVRPTRDRFVTFSTWADEDLPGALTLPEHFRTHGYATLSAGKVFHHPPDCAERSWSEAPWYFHGPGEDWRNYLLPKSLQAGPRGPGAPFECADVPDNAYFDGRTADQAIRQLRRLKDGGQPWFLACGFVKPHLPFNAPKRYWDLYRREDVDLADNPFPPEDAPGEALHDWGELRKYLGIPAEGPLSDDMARGMVHGYYAATSYADAQVGSVLAELDRLGLSESTIVVVWGDHGWQLGEHGLWCKHCNFNTSLNAPLIVRAPGMRRGGRCTALTEFLDVYPTLCELADLPLPDHLDGSSFASFLDSPQQPGKEAVYSRYNAGDSVRTDTHLYTEWTDDEGRVAARMLYDHNVDPDENRNLAARPENAALVAQLAAMLERIRQDARSS